Proteins from a genomic interval of Kitasatospora kifunensis:
- a CDS encoding ABC transporter ATP-binding protein: MITFEQVSVHYQDAAAPALTGLDLTVPEGELCLLVGPSGAGKSTLLGTVNGLVPHFTGGVLHGRVTVAGRDTRDHRPRELADLVGTVGQDPGAHFVTDLVEDELAYGMESLGLAPAVMRRRVEETLDLLGLAELRDRPLGTLSGGQRQRVAIGSVLTVHPKVLVLDEPTSALDPGAAEEVLAVVQRLVHDLGTTVLMAEHRLERVVQYADQVLLLPGGEHPAVLGEPAEVLAHSPVYPPVVGLGRLAGWSPLPLSVRDARRRAAPLRARLTQVRPTTDNRAAGGPVDRPTGAPVAEATRLSVQRGPIPALREVSLTLLRNEITALMGRNGAGKSTLLGALAGLHAPSGGAVRVGPLTPHRARPKELVRQVGLVPQDPRDLLYTATVAAECAAADQDAEAVPGSCRALLERLLPGLADDTHPRDLSEGQRLTLALAVVLTARPALLLLDEPTRGLDYAAKARLVEILTALAAEGHAILLATHDVELAAELAHRTLVLADGELVADGPAAEVVLASPVYAPQVAKVLAPEPWLTVRQVAAALQQEPKRGHEQGREQEPQQVADR; encoded by the coding sequence GTGATCACCTTCGAACAGGTCTCGGTGCACTACCAGGACGCCGCCGCGCCCGCCCTGACCGGGCTCGACCTGACGGTGCCCGAGGGTGAACTCTGCCTGCTGGTCGGCCCGTCGGGGGCCGGCAAGTCCACCCTGCTCGGCACGGTCAACGGGCTGGTGCCGCACTTCACCGGCGGCGTGCTGCACGGCCGGGTGACGGTGGCGGGCCGCGACACCCGCGACCACCGGCCGCGCGAACTGGCCGACCTGGTCGGCACGGTGGGTCAGGACCCGGGCGCGCACTTCGTCACCGATCTGGTGGAGGACGAACTGGCCTACGGCATGGAGTCGTTGGGCCTGGCCCCGGCGGTGATGCGGCGCCGGGTGGAGGAGACGCTGGACCTGCTGGGCCTGGCCGAGCTGCGCGACCGCCCGCTCGGCACCCTCTCCGGCGGGCAGCGCCAGCGGGTGGCGATCGGCTCGGTCCTGACGGTCCATCCGAAGGTCCTGGTGCTGGACGAGCCGACCTCCGCGCTCGACCCCGGCGCGGCCGAGGAGGTGCTGGCGGTGGTGCAGCGGCTGGTGCACGACCTGGGGACCACGGTGCTGATGGCCGAGCACCGCCTGGAGCGGGTGGTCCAGTACGCGGACCAGGTGCTGCTGCTGCCGGGCGGCGAGCACCCCGCCGTACTCGGCGAGCCGGCCGAGGTCCTCGCGCACTCCCCGGTCTACCCGCCGGTGGTGGGCCTGGGCAGGCTGGCCGGCTGGTCCCCGCTGCCGCTCTCGGTGCGCGACGCCCGCCGCCGGGCCGCCCCGCTGCGCGCCCGCCTGACGCAGGTGCGGCCGACGACGGACAACCGGGCGGCCGGCGGCCCGGTCGACCGCCCGACGGGTGCCCCGGTCGCCGAGGCCACCCGGCTGAGCGTCCAGCGCGGCCCGATCCCCGCCCTGCGCGAGGTTTCGCTGACCCTGCTCCGCAACGAGATCACCGCTCTCATGGGCCGCAACGGCGCGGGCAAGTCCACCCTGCTCGGCGCGCTCGCCGGACTGCACGCCCCCTCGGGCGGCGCCGTCCGGGTCGGCCCGCTCACCCCGCACCGGGCCCGCCCCAAGGAGCTGGTCCGCCAGGTCGGCCTGGTCCCGCAGGACCCGCGCGACCTGCTCTACACCGCGACCGTGGCCGCCGAGTGCGCCGCCGCCGACCAGGACGCCGAGGCCGTCCCCGGCAGCTGCCGCGCCCTGCTGGAGCGCCTGCTGCCGGGCCTGGCCGACGACACCCACCCGCGCGACCTCTCCGAGGGCCAGCGCCTGACCCTGGCACTCGCCGTGGTGCTGACCGCGCGCCCCGCCCTGCTGCTGCTCGACGAGCCCACCCGCGGCCTGGACTACGCGGCCAAGGCCCGCCTGGTGGAGATCCTCACCGCGCTCGCCGCCGAAGGCCACGCCATCCTGCTGGCCACCCACGACGTCGAGTTGGCGGCCGAACTCGCCCACCGCACCCTGGTGCTGGCCGACGGCGAACTGGTCGCCGACGGCCCGGCGGCCGAGGTGGTGCTGGCCTCCCCGGTCTACGCGCCCCAGGTGGCCAAGGTGCTGGCCCCCGAGCCATGGTTGACGGTCCGTCAGGTAGCCGCCGCGTTGCAGCAGGAGCCGAAGCGGGGGCACGAACAGGGGCGCGAGCAGGAGCCGCAGCAGGTGGCCGACCGGTGA
- a CDS encoding ECF transporter S component has translation MVDGPSGSRRVAAGAEAGARTGARAGAAAGGRPVNLARPVPLGPRSIAMLTLTSLVGLAAFGWPLLAAPSSTLVGHAADAPWLFALLLPLLLAVLVAQLSEHGLDPKTVALLGVLAAAGAALRPLGAGTAGLEPMFFLMVLAGRVLGPGTGFVLGGVTMLASALLTGGVGPWLPFQMLSMGWVCLGAGLLPGPATLRGRRELLLLAGYGAGAAILYGTVMNLQGWPYIGGLGSSIAFVPGAPLTANLPRFAVYCLTTSMGWDLPRAALTATLCLTVGTPVLRALRRATRRAAFDAPVRFAPPPPSSAVPGIPQGDDEDLTPAP, from the coding sequence ATGGTTGACGGTCCGTCAGGTAGCCGCCGCGTTGCAGCAGGAGCCGAAGCGGGGGCACGAACAGGGGCGCGAGCAGGAGCCGCAGCAGGTGGCCGACCGGTGAACCTCGCCCGCCCCGTCCCGCTCGGCCCGCGTTCGATCGCCATGCTCACGCTCACCTCGCTGGTGGGCCTGGCCGCCTTCGGCTGGCCGCTGCTGGCCGCGCCCTCCTCCACCCTGGTCGGCCACGCCGCCGACGCCCCTTGGCTGTTCGCCCTGCTGCTGCCCCTGCTGCTGGCGGTCCTGGTCGCCCAGCTCTCCGAGCACGGCCTGGACCCCAAGACCGTCGCACTGCTCGGCGTGCTCGCCGCCGCCGGCGCGGCGCTGCGCCCGCTGGGCGCGGGCACGGCGGGCCTGGAGCCGATGTTCTTCCTGATGGTGCTGGCCGGGCGGGTGCTCGGCCCGGGCACCGGCTTCGTGCTGGGCGGGGTCACCATGCTGGCCTCCGCGCTGCTCACCGGCGGGGTCGGCCCCTGGCTGCCGTTCCAGATGCTCAGCATGGGCTGGGTCTGCCTGGGCGCCGGCCTGCTCCCGGGCCCGGCCACCCTGCGCGGCCGACGCGAACTGCTGCTGCTGGCCGGCTACGGCGCCGGCGCCGCCATCCTCTACGGCACCGTGATGAACCTGCAGGGCTGGCCCTACATCGGCGGTCTGGGCAGCTCGATCGCCTTCGTCCCCGGTGCGCCGCTGACCGCCAACCTCCCCCGGTTCGCCGTCTACTGCCTGACCACCTCGATGGGTTGGGACCTGCCGCGCGCCGCGCTGACCGCCACCCTGTGCCTGACCGTTGGCACCCCCGTGCTGCGCGCCCTGCGCCGCGCGACCCGCCGCGCCGCCTTCGACGCCCCGGTGCGCTTCGCCCCGCCGCCTCCGTCTTCCGCGGTACCAGGGATACCGCAGGGGGATGACGAAGATCTCACCCCGGCACCCTAA